Proteins encoded together in one Micromonospora auratinigra window:
- the yidD gene encoding membrane protein insertion efficiency factor YidD, protein MIDDEDEQPKKDRDGGNCDVASCDVPGCDDLPGCDLPDCDLPGCDCDGPGGCDFGLFSFLLTLGAVTAGVVRAPAVDRAGRAAILAYRRWLSHRWPGQCRFTPTCSAYGLAAVERYGLAAGGRLAADRVRRCKPHVPRGTHDPLR, encoded by the coding sequence GTGATCGACGACGAGGACGAGCAGCCGAAGAAGGACCGGGACGGGGGGAACTGCGACGTCGCCTCCTGCGACGTCCCCGGCTGTGACGACCTGCCGGGCTGCGACCTGCCCGACTGTGACCTGCCGGGCTGCGACTGCGACGGCCCGGGCGGTTGCGACTTCGGGCTCTTCTCGTTCCTGCTCACCCTCGGCGCGGTGACGGCCGGCGTGGTCCGCGCCCCGGCGGTCGACCGGGCCGGCCGGGCCGCGATCCTCGCCTACCGGCGTTGGCTGTCGCATCGCTGGCCCGGCCAGTGCCGCTTCACTCCCACGTGCAGCGCCTACGGGCTGGCCGCAGTGGAGCGGTACGGCCTCGCGGCGGGTGGCCGGCTCGCCGCCGACCGGGTCCGCCGCTGCAAGCCGCACGTGCCGCGCGGCACCCACGACCCGCTGCGCTGA
- a CDS encoding RNA polymerase sigma factor: MSDPDVRRSVDTVWRMEAGRVIAAIAAVVRDVGLAEELAQDALVAALQRWPHDGVPANPGAWLVTVGKRRAVDALRREQTRRRTLAELGRDLDDQVTDDLDAGERIEDDLLRLIFVACHPVLSPIARAALTLRLLGGLSTGEIARAFLTTEPTVGQRITRAKQTLATAKVPFEVPGPAERADRLDSVLEVVYLIFNEGYAATAGDDWMRPTLCQEALRLARLLQGLMPDEPEVHGLAALLEIQASRTRARTGPDGEPVLLNDQDRSRWDRILIGRGLAALDRARTADPGPYALQAEIAACHARARTPAETDWARIADRYAELARLVPSPVIELNRAVAVAQAHGPAAGLALARALADEPALAGYHLLPSVLGDLLFKLGRHDEARAEFARAAALTGNARERALLLERAAACGAEKL, translated from the coding sequence ATGAGCGACCCCGACGTGCGCCGCAGCGTGGATACCGTGTGGCGGATGGAGGCCGGCCGGGTGATCGCCGCCATCGCGGCGGTGGTGCGCGACGTCGGCCTCGCCGAGGAACTCGCCCAGGACGCGCTCGTCGCCGCCCTGCAACGGTGGCCGCACGACGGCGTGCCGGCCAACCCCGGCGCGTGGCTGGTCACCGTCGGCAAGCGCCGCGCCGTGGATGCGCTGCGCCGCGAACAGACCCGCCGGCGTACGCTCGCCGAACTCGGCCGCGACCTCGACGACCAGGTCACCGACGACCTCGACGCGGGGGAGCGGATCGAGGACGACCTGCTGCGCCTGATCTTCGTCGCCTGCCACCCGGTCCTGTCGCCGATCGCCCGCGCCGCCCTCACCCTGCGGCTGCTCGGCGGGCTCAGCACCGGCGAGATCGCCCGCGCCTTCCTCACCACCGAACCCACCGTCGGGCAGCGGATCACCCGGGCCAAGCAGACCCTCGCCACCGCCAAGGTGCCGTTCGAGGTGCCGGGCCCGGCCGAGCGCGCCGACCGCCTCGACTCCGTCCTGGAGGTCGTCTACCTGATCTTCAACGAGGGGTACGCGGCCACCGCCGGCGACGACTGGATGCGTCCCACCCTGTGCCAGGAGGCGTTGCGCCTGGCCCGGCTGTTGCAGGGGCTGATGCCCGACGAACCCGAGGTGCACGGCCTCGCCGCGCTGCTGGAGATCCAGGCGTCGCGCACCCGGGCGCGTACCGGCCCCGACGGGGAACCCGTGCTCCTCAACGACCAGGACCGCAGCCGCTGGGACCGGATCCTCATCGGCCGCGGCCTCGCCGCCCTCGACCGGGCCCGCACCGCTGACCCCGGCCCGTACGCCCTGCAGGCCGAGATCGCCGCCTGCCACGCGCGGGCGCGTACCCCCGCCGAGACCGACTGGGCGCGGATCGCGGACCGGTACGCGGAGCTGGCGCGGCTCGTGCCGTCGCCGGTGATCGAGCTGAACCGGGCCGTCGCCGTCGCCCAGGCCCACGGCCCCGCCGCCGGCCTGGCGCTGGCTCGCGCGCTGGCCGACGAACCGGCGCTCGCCGGCTACCACCTGCTGCCCAGCGTGCTCGGTGACCTGCTGTTCAAGCTGGGTCGGCACGACGAGGCCCGGGCCGAGTTCGCACGGGCCGCCGCGCTCACCGGCAACGCCCGGGAACGCGCGCTGCTGCTGGAGCGGGCCGCCGCATGCGGTGCGGAAAAATTGTGA
- a CDS encoding YqjF family protein — MEIEPVDAEPTRTFPWASLRQGWQDLTFLHWAVDPEVVAPLLPAGTRPDILDGVTYVGLIGFRMVGLGFARGPGVPYFGTFWETNVRLYSVDAHGRRAVVFRSLDASRLVPVLVAQLSLRLPYKWSWMRLERDGDRLTYRCRRRWPGPPGAASRIEVRVGEPIAEPTPLEHFLTARWGLHTRAYGRSLHLPNWHPRWPLHRAELLHLDDDLVTAAGLPAVSGPPVSVLYSPGVPVVFGGPSTLR; from the coding sequence GTGGAGATCGAGCCGGTCGACGCCGAGCCCACCCGCACGTTCCCGTGGGCGAGCCTGCGGCAGGGCTGGCAGGACCTGACGTTCCTGCACTGGGCGGTCGACCCGGAGGTGGTCGCGCCGCTGCTGCCCGCCGGCACCCGCCCGGACATCCTGGACGGGGTCACCTATGTGGGGCTGATCGGGTTCCGGATGGTCGGGCTCGGTTTCGCGCGCGGCCCGGGGGTGCCGTACTTCGGCACGTTCTGGGAGACCAACGTGCGGTTGTACTCGGTGGACGCTCACGGGCGGCGGGCGGTGGTGTTCCGGTCGCTGGACGCGTCGCGGCTGGTGCCGGTGCTGGTGGCGCAGCTGAGCCTGCGGCTGCCGTACAAGTGGTCGTGGATGCGGCTGGAGCGCGACGGCGACCGCCTCACCTACCGCTGCCGGCGCCGCTGGCCCGGCCCGCCGGGCGCGGCGAGCCGCATCGAGGTCCGGGTGGGCGAGCCGATCGCCGAGCCGACGCCGCTGGAACACTTCCTCACCGCGCGCTGGGGCCTGCACACCCGGGCGTACGGGCGCAGCCTGCACCTGCCGAACTGGCATCCGCGCTGGCCGTTGCACCGGGCGGAGCTGCTGCACCTCGACGACGACCTGGTGACGGCGGCCGGGCTGCCGGCGGTGTCGGGGCCGCCGGTGAGCGTGCTCTACTCCCCCGGCGTCCCGGTCGTCTTCGGCGGCCCGTCGACGCTGCGCTGA
- a CDS encoding GntR family transcriptional regulator yields MNSSPTLRVDTDDPTPPYEQLRRQLTELIVAGVLPAGERLPPLRQLAGDLGLAVGTVARTYRELESAGLVRSRRGGGTRVAERAAPRADECRDALDRHAAAYLRQARLLGADREAALDAIRRAWNADG; encoded by the coding sequence GTGAACTCGTCGCCGACCCTGCGGGTCGACACCGACGACCCCACGCCCCCGTACGAGCAGCTACGCCGGCAGCTCACCGAGCTGATCGTCGCCGGGGTGCTGCCGGCGGGGGAGCGGCTGCCCCCGCTGCGCCAGCTCGCCGGTGACCTCGGGCTGGCCGTCGGCACCGTCGCCCGCACCTACCGGGAGCTGGAGAGCGCCGGCCTGGTCCGCTCCCGCCGGGGCGGCGGCACCCGGGTCGCCGAGCGGGCCGCACCGCGCGCCGACGAGTGCCGGGACGCCCTCGACCGGCACGCCGCCGCGTACCTGCGGCAGGCCCGGCTGCTCGGCGCGGACCGCGAGGCGGCCCTGGACGCGATCCGCCGAGCCTGGAACGCCGACGGATGA